The Canis lupus baileyi chromosome 11, mCanLup2.hap1, whole genome shotgun sequence genome includes a window with the following:
- the CYP2D6 gene encoding cytochrome P450 2D6 isoform X2: protein MGLLTGDTLGPLAVAVAIFLLLVDLMHRRRRWATRYPPGPTPVPMVGNLLQMDFQEPICYFSQLQGRFGNVFSLELAWTPVVVLNGLEAVREALVHRSEDTADRPPMPVYDHLGFGPESQGLFLARYGRAWREQRRFSLSTLRNFGLGRKSLEQWVTEEASCLCAAFAEQAGRPFGPGALLNKAVSNVISSLTYGRRFEYDDPRLLQLLELTQQALKQDSGFLREALNSIPVLLHIPGLASKVFSAQKAIITLTNEMIQEHRKTRDPTQPPRHLIDAFVDEIEKAKGNPKTSFNEENLCMVTSDLFIAGMVSTSITLTWALLLMILHPDVQRRVQQEIDEVIGREQLPEMGDQTRMPFTVAVIHEVQRFGDIVPLGVPHMTSRDTEVQGFLIPKGTTLITNLSSVLKDEKVWKKPFRFYPEHFLDAQGHFVKHEAFMPFSAGRRVCLGEPLARMELFLFFTCLLQRFSFSVPAGQPRPSDHGVFTFLKVPAPFQLCVEPR, encoded by the exons ATGGGGCTGCTGACCGGGGACACGCTGGGGCCCCTGGCCGTAGCCGTGGCCATCTTCCTGCTCCTGGTAGACCTGATGCACCGGCGCAGGCGCTGGGCCACACGCTACCCGCCAGGCCCCACGCCAGTGCCCATGGTGGGCAACCTGCTGCAGATGGACTTCCAGGAACCAATCTGCTACTTCAGCCAG CTGCAAGGCCGCTTCGGAAACGTGTTCAGCCTGGAGCTGGCCTGGACGCCGGTGGTCGTGCTCAACGGCCTGGAGGCGGTGCGCGAGGCCCTGGTGCACCGCAGCGAGGACACTGCCGACCGCCCACCTATGCCGGTCTATGACCACCTGGGTTTCGGGCCAGAATCCCAAG GGTTGTTCCTGGCGCGCTACGGGCGCGCGTGGCGCGAGCAGCGGCGCTTCTCGCTGTCCACCCTGCGCAACTTCGGCCTGGGCAGGAAGTCCCTGGAGCAGTGGGTGACCGAGGAGGCCTCGTGCCTCTGCGCGGCCTTCGCCGAGCAGGCGG GCCGCCCCTTCGGCCCCGGCGCGCTGCTGAACAAGGCGGTGAGCAACGTGATCTCGTCGCTCACCTACGGGCGCCGCTTCGAGTACGACGACCCGCGGCTGCTCCAGCTGCTGGAGCTCACCCAGCAGGCGCTGAAGCAGGACTCCGGCTTCCTGCGTGAG GCCCTGAACTCCATCCCCGTGCTCCTGCACATCCCGGGACTGGCCAGCAAGGTCTTCTCCGCGCAGAAGGCCATCATAACCCTGACAAATGAAATGATCCAGGAGCACAGGAAGACCCGGgaccccacccagccaccccgaCACCTGATCGACGCCTTCGTGGATGAGATAGAAAAA GCCAAAGGGAACCCCAAGACCAGCTTCAATGAGGAGAACCTGTGCATGGTGACCTCTGACCTGTTCATCGCTGGGATGGTGTCCACCTCAATCACGCTGACCTGGGCCCTCCTGCTCATGATCCTGCACCCGGACGTGCAGC GACGTGTCCAGCAGGAGATAGATGAGGTGATAGGGCGGGAGCAGCTACCAGAGATGGGAGACCAGACCCGTATGCCCTTCACCGTGGCCGTGATCCATGAGGTGCAGCGTTTTGGGGACATCGTCCCACTCGGTGTGCCCCACATGACGTCCCGAGACACTGAAGTGCAGGGCTTCCTCATCCCCAAG GGGACGACACTCATCACCAACCTGTCGTCAGTGCTAAAGGACGAGAAGGTCTGGAAGAAGCCCTTCCGCTTCTACCCCGAGCACTTCCTGGACGCCCAGGGCCACTTCGTCAAGCATGAGGCCTTCATGCCCTTCTCTGCAG GCCGCCGCGTCTGCCTCGGGGAGCCCCTGGCCCGCATGgagctcttcctcttcttcacctGCCTCCTGCAGCGCTTCAGCTTTTCAGTGCCTGCGGGGCAGCCCCGGCCCAGCGACCACGGGGTCTTCACCTTCCTGAAGGTTCCAGCCCCCTTCCAGCTCTGTGTGGAGCCTCGCTAG
- the CYP2D6 gene encoding cytochrome P450 2D6 isoform X1, with amino-acid sequence MGLLTGDTLGPLAVAVAIFLLLVDLMHRRRRWATRYPPGPTPVPMVGNLLQMDFQEPICYFSQLQGRFGNVFSLELAWTPVVVLNGLEAVREALVHRSEDTADRPPMPVYDHLGFGPESQGRPFGPGALLNKAVSNVISSLTYGRRFEYDDPRLLQLLELTQQALKQDSGFLREALNSIPVLLHIPGLASKVFSAQKAIITLTNEMIQEHRKTRDPTQPPRHLIDAFVDEIEKAKGNPKTSFNEENLCMVTSDLFIAGMVSTSITLTWALLLMILHPDVQRRVQQEIDEVIGREQLPEMGDQTRMPFTVAVIHEVQRFGDIVPLGVPHMTSRDTEVQGFLIPKGTTLITNLSSVLKDEKVWKKPFRFYPEHFLDAQGHFVKHEAFMPFSAGRRVCLGEPLARMELFLFFTCLLQRFSFSVPAGQPRPSDHGVFTFLKVPAPFQLCVEPR; translated from the exons ATGGGGCTGCTGACCGGGGACACGCTGGGGCCCCTGGCCGTAGCCGTGGCCATCTTCCTGCTCCTGGTAGACCTGATGCACCGGCGCAGGCGCTGGGCCACACGCTACCCGCCAGGCCCCACGCCAGTGCCCATGGTGGGCAACCTGCTGCAGATGGACTTCCAGGAACCAATCTGCTACTTCAGCCAG CTGCAAGGCCGCTTCGGAAACGTGTTCAGCCTGGAGCTGGCCTGGACGCCGGTGGTCGTGCTCAACGGCCTGGAGGCGGTGCGCGAGGCCCTGGTGCACCGCAGCGAGGACACTGCCGACCGCCCACCTATGCCGGTCTATGACCACCTGGGTTTCGGGCCAGAATCCCAAG GCCGCCCCTTCGGCCCCGGCGCGCTGCTGAACAAGGCGGTGAGCAACGTGATCTCGTCGCTCACCTACGGGCGCCGCTTCGAGTACGACGACCCGCGGCTGCTCCAGCTGCTGGAGCTCACCCAGCAGGCGCTGAAGCAGGACTCCGGCTTCCTGCGTGAG GCCCTGAACTCCATCCCCGTGCTCCTGCACATCCCGGGACTGGCCAGCAAGGTCTTCTCCGCGCAGAAGGCCATCATAACCCTGACAAATGAAATGATCCAGGAGCACAGGAAGACCCGGgaccccacccagccaccccgaCACCTGATCGACGCCTTCGTGGATGAGATAGAAAAA GCCAAAGGGAACCCCAAGACCAGCTTCAATGAGGAGAACCTGTGCATGGTGACCTCTGACCTGTTCATCGCTGGGATGGTGTCCACCTCAATCACGCTGACCTGGGCCCTCCTGCTCATGATCCTGCACCCGGACGTGCAGC GACGTGTCCAGCAGGAGATAGATGAGGTGATAGGGCGGGAGCAGCTACCAGAGATGGGAGACCAGACCCGTATGCCCTTCACCGTGGCCGTGATCCATGAGGTGCAGCGTTTTGGGGACATCGTCCCACTCGGTGTGCCCCACATGACGTCCCGAGACACTGAAGTGCAGGGCTTCCTCATCCCCAAG GGGACGACACTCATCACCAACCTGTCGTCAGTGCTAAAGGACGAGAAGGTCTGGAAGAAGCCCTTCCGCTTCTACCCCGAGCACTTCCTGGACGCCCAGGGCCACTTCGTCAAGCATGAGGCCTTCATGCCCTTCTCTGCAG GCCGCCGCGTCTGCCTCGGGGAGCCCCTGGCCCGCATGgagctcttcctcttcttcacctGCCTCCTGCAGCGCTTCAGCTTTTCAGTGCCTGCGGGGCAGCCCCGGCCCAGCGACCACGGGGTCTTCACCTTCCTGAAGGTTCCAGCCCCCTTCCAGCTCTGTGTGGAGCCTCGCTAG